DNA from Chitinophagales bacterium:
TAAATACATTCAGAAATAATGGATTATTACAAACACGAAAGCGCTATAATAGACCAAGGAGCTGAAATTGCTAAAGGCTGTAAGATCTGGCATTTTTGCCACATTATGCCCGGAGCCAAACTGGGAGAAAATTGCAATCTCGGACAAAATGTATTTGTAGCATCAAATGTCATTCTTGGCACAAATGTCAAGGTTCAAAACAATGTGTCCATTTATGAAGGTGTCGTCTGTGAAGATGACGTTTTCCTGGGGCCATCCATGGTGTTTACCAATATCTCAAATCCGCGCAGCGCAATCATTCGAAAAGGGGTTTATGAAAAAACACTGGTAAAAAAAGGAGCCAGTATTGGTGCCAATTCCACCATTGTTTGTGGCAATGAAATTGGAAAATACGCACTAATAGGTGCTGGAGCAGTAGTTACAAAAGACGTTCCCGATTATGCACTAATTCTCGGTGCTCCAGGCCGGGTTGCAGGATGGGTAAGCGAATACGGACACCGCCTGCATTTTGATGAAAACAACAAGGCCATTTGCCCTGAGAGCAAGGCAAAATACAAAATTGAAAACAATAAGGTAACAAAAATCAAAGCTTAGAAAATGTACGAAAAATTAATCAACAAGGAAACCAAACTGGCCGTAATCGGCCTGGGATATGTAGGATTGCCCATAGCACTGGAATTTGCCAAAAAAATATCGGTCATTGGTTTTGACATCAATGCCAAAAGAGTGGAAATGATGAAAAAAAACATTGACCCCAGTTGCGAACTGGAGAGTGAGGCTTTTGAAAATACCGATATCGAATTCACCGCTGACCCAGCAGACCTAAAAGAAGCTACTTTTTTTATCGTAGCAGTCCCCACACCTGTTGATGAGCATAAAGTACCCGATTTAACTCCTGTTTTGAGTGCCTCAAAAGGCATCGGAAAGGTTTTGAAAAAAGGGGATTATGTGGTGTATGAATCTACCGTATATCCCGGTTGTACCGAAGAAGACTGCTTACCAATTCTCGAAGAAGAATCCGGTTTAAAGCTCAATAAGGATTTCAAACTCGGCTATTCTCCTGAAAGGATTAATCCCGGGGATAAAGAACACACATTGCCCAATATCATAAAAGTGGTTTCGGGTTCTGACGCTGAATCATTGGATGTGATTGCCAAAGTCTATGAAATTGTAGTGAAAGCCGGAGTACACCGCGCCCCTGAAATAAAAGTAGCTGAAGCAGCAAAAATCATAGAAAACACACAAAGAGACCTCAACATCGCTTTGATGAATGAACTGTCGAAGATCTTTGACAAGGTTGGCATCAACACTTACGATGTGCTGGAAGCTGCCGGTACCAAATGGAATTTCCTGCGCTTTTTCCCGGGGCTTGTTGGCGGACACTGCATCGGAGTAGATCCTTATTATCTCACCTATAAGGCCAACGAGCTGGGCTACAAATCAGAAGTGATCCTCAGCGGAAGGCGCATCAACGACAGCATGGGTGAATATGTGGCCAAAAATGTGGTACAAAAAATCATCAAAGCAGGCAAACCTGTAGCTAAATCCAAGGTTTTGGTAATGGGTGCTACTTTTAAAGAAAATGTGACAGACATCCGAAATTCCAAAGTAGTAGATGTGATCAATGAGTTGAAATCCTATTCGGTAAATGTTGAAGTGACAGATGCTTATGCAAACAGCGAAGAAGTAGAAACAGAATACGGCTATAAGTTAATTTCTAAAATTGGAAAAGGCTATGATGCAGTTGTAGTGGCTGTAAACCACGATAAATATCTCGACCTGGATGAAGCTTATTTTAAATCAATTATGACTCCCAAAGGAATCCTGGTAGATATAAAAGGAATTTACCGGGGGAAAATAAAGGATTTGACTTATTGGGGGCTTTAAAAATTATAGATTTAAATTCTATCAACGGAACGAGCTGAGCATGGAACTTGTAATAATTTAAAATACTCGACATGACCAAAGAAGCACTTTTAAACAATATATCCAACACGATTGCTAAATTACCCGATGATAGAATAAGGGAAGTCAATGATTTTGCCGATTTTCTTCTAAAGAAATATGAAGAAGAAATGCTCCAAAAAGGCATCACTGATTTAATCAGTAAATCCAAAACATACGACTTTCTTAAAGAGGAAGAAGATTTGTACACATTGAATGATTTGAAAGAACGCTACAAATGAACAAAGGTGATCTGGTCTTAATCCCATTTCCATTTACGGATTTATCTGGAAGTAAAATTCGTCCGGCTTTGGTTCTTGCAAACGGAAAATTAGATATAACAGTAACCTTTATATCCACTCAATTGAAATGGAAAGAAGAAACTGATGTTTTGTTAAAACCATCAAAAAAGAATGGTTTAAAAAAAGATTCTTTAATTAGGTTGTCCAAAATTGCAACGATTGATAAATAATTAGTCTATGGTCTTCTTGGAACAATTAATAAAACAGAATTAGATTTAATAGACAAGAACCTGATTAGCTTATTTAAAATAAACCAATAACAATTCCTAAATGCCAAATAAAAAAATACTCATAACAGGTGGTGCGGGCTTTATCGGTTCCCATGTAGTGCGCCTGTTTGTCAATAAATATCCCGATTACGAAATATACAACCTGGATATATTAAGCTATGCGGGCAATCTTGAAAACCTGAAAGACATGGAAGGCAAATCCAACTATCATTTTGTAAAAGGTGATATCACCGATGCCCCATTTATAATAGCACTTTTTGAGAAACATCAATTCGATGGTGTCATTCACCTGGCAGCCGAATCACATGTAGATCGTTCCATCCTTAATCCCATGGAATTTATCAATACCAATATTGTGGGAACAGTGGTCTTAATGAATGCTGCGAAGGCCCAATGGGAAAAAAGCGGCTTTGAAAACAAGCTTTTCTACCACATTTCTACCGATGAAGTTTACGGTGCCCTTGGCGAAACCGGACTTTTCACGGAAGAAACACCTTACGATCCGCATTCTCCCTATTCCGCATCCAAAGCGAGCTCAGATCATTTGGTCAGGGCATACCATGATACCTACGGCTTGCCCATTGTCATTTCAAATTGCTCCAACAATTACGGCCCCAATCAATTTCCAGAAAAACTGATCCCGCTTTTTATCCACAATATCAAAGAAGAAAAAGCACTGCCCGTTTATGGCGATGGAAAATACACCCGCGACTGGCTTTGGGTAAAAGACCATGCCGATGCAATCGACCTGATCTACCACAAAGGAAAAACAGGGGAAACATACAATATCGGTGGCTTTAATGAATGGAAAAACATCGACCTGATCAAACTGTTATGTAAGATTATGGATGAGAAATTAGGCCGTCCGGCTGGCAGTTCTGAAAAATTGATCACTTATGTGAAAGACCGCTCCGGCCACGACAGGCGCTATGCCATAGATGCCTCAAAACTTAACAAAGAACTCAGTTTCAAACCTTCTATTCAGTTTGAGGAAGGACTGGAAAAAACCGTAGATTGGTATCTCGAAAACAAGGAATGGTTGAAACACATTACCAGCGGTGCCTATCAGGATTACTATGACGAACAATACAAAAACCGATAAAGTAAATGTATCAGCAGGCTTATCAAAATGAAAAAATAGAAGGCTTACACTTTTTAGTTACAGGTGGTGCCGGATTTATCGGTTCTCATATCGCAGAATATTTACTGCAACACGGAGCAAAAGTCAGGGTGATTGACAATATGGTTTCCGGGCTGCAATCCAATATTGACCTGTTCAGCGATAATCCCAATTATGAATTTATTGAAGGGGATATCCGCGATTTAGAATTCTGTAAAAAGGTCTGCAGGGGAATCGACTATATCTCCCACCAGGCAGCTTTGGGCTCAGTGCCCCGCTCTTTGGCCGAGCCTGAAAATACCAACGCCTCAAATGTTGACGGGTATCTAAACATGCTGATCGCTGCCAAGGAAAACAAAGTAAAGCGCATTGTCTATGCATCTTCTTCTTCCGTTTACGGAGACAGCCAGGGATTGCCAAAAGTGGAAAATGAAATCGGCAATCAGCTTTCACCCTATGCCGTATCAAAATATACCAATGAACTTTATGCCCATGTTTTTCGCCTGAATTTTGATATGAAAATAATCGGTTTGCGCTATTTCAATGTATTTGGTCCGCGCCAGAATCCCGATGGCCCCTATGCTGCCGTAATCCCTTTGTTTGTTGATGGACTGCTCAATGAAAAGCCGGTGTATATTGACGGTGATGGAGAACAAACCCGGGACTTTACTTTTGTGGCCAATGCAGTGCAGGCCAATATCAAAGCACTTTTTGCACCCTGGGAAAAAGTAAATGACTATGTATTTAATGTAGCGGTAGGAGAAAACTTTTCTGTTAACACCATGTTTGACGCCATAAAAAAAGAATTGGATTCAGTAACAAATGCCACTTATCGCGAACCCCGAAAAGGCGATGTACGCAATTCGCTTGCCGATATCAGCAGGGTAAAAAATCAATTGGGCTACAATCCCGAATTTGATTTTCACGAGGGCCTGAAGCAAACCGTAAATTATTTCAAAACAGTATATTCCAATTAACTATGGAATTGATAAAAACCTCCATTCCCGATTTATTAATCATCAAACCCAAAGTTTTTGAAGACGAACGCGGTTTTTTCTTTGAAGGCTATAACAAGAAAAGATTTGAAAGTGCCGGATTGGACTACAACTTTGTCCAGGACAATTATTCCAAATCCCAACAAGGCGTTTTGCGTGGCTTACATTACCAGCTTGCACCTTATGCCCAGGCCAAATTGGTTCGTGTATTAAAAGGCAGTGTGCTGGACGTAGCTGTAGATATCCGAAAGGGTTCCCCTACTTTCGGCCAATGGGAAGCACTGGAACTCAGTGCAGAAAATAAGCTGAATTTATTGATCCCTCGTGGTTTTGCGCATGGTTTTGTAGTGCTCAGCAAGGAAGCCGAATTTTTCTACAAATGCGACAATTACTATTCAAAAGAACACGAGGCCGGTATTCGCTATGACGATCCAGAATTGAATATCGATTGGGGAAGTCAAACAAAAAGCTTTATTTTATCAGCAAAGGATAAAATTCTGCCATCTTTCAAAGATGCTGAAATGAATTTTGAATACTAAAATCAATGGCTGAAATAGTTTTAGTTACTGGTGCCAATGGACAATTGGGGCGCGAATTCCAGGTGTTATCAGCACAATTCCCCCATTTTGAATTCCACTTTTTTGACCACTCTATTCTCGATATCAGTGACAAGGAAGCTTTGGAAAATGCCTTTGTTTCCATCAAGCCCGATTATGTGTTGAATTGTGCAGCTTATACTGCCGTGGACAAAGCCGAATCGGAACAGGAACTGGCTTTTAAAATCAATTCAGATGCCGTAGAACTGCTGGCCGAAGTCACACAGAACTTTGACAGCAAACTCATCCATTTTTCCACGGATTATGTTTTTGACGGCAACAAGAACATACCCTACTCTGAAACAGACCCCACAAATCCCATCAATGTGTATGGGCGCTGCAAACTGGCAGGTGAAAAAAAATTAAGTGAACACCCCAATGCCCTGATCATTCGCACTTCCTGGCTTTACTCCTCTTTTGGGAGCAATTTTGTAAAAACCATGCTGCGCCTTGCAGAAAACCGCAGCGAACTCAGGGTAGTATGCGATCAACTGGGCACGCCAACCTATGCTCACGATCTTGCAAAAATGGTATTGAATAACCTTACAAAACTGGGGGAATTGGGAAATAATATTTATCACTACAGCAATGAAGGCGTTTGCAGTTGGTACGATTTCGCCCATGCCATTTTTGATATCAGCGGCAAAGACATGAAACTCTACCCGGTGCGAACAGAGGATTATCCCACAGCAGCTGCCAGGCCGATATATACCGTATTGGACAAACGAAAAATCAAATCGCTGGTAGAAAACAAAATTCCATACTGGCGAAACAGCCTGAAGGAATGCATTGACTTAATAAAAGAAAATAATGAATAGAGCAGACACCGATCGACTATTGAACATTGCCAAAGCGGCAGGAGATGCGATTTTAGAAATTTACGCCCAGGATTTTGAAATATTTGAAAAAGCCGACCAATCGCCATTGACCGAAGCAGATAAAAAAGCCAATGAGATCATAATGGAGGAGCTGGAAAAATATTTTCCGGAAATTCCTGTGATTTCAGAAGAAAACAAAGCCATTGATTACAATAAGCGCAAAAACTGGACAAAATGCTGGATGGTGGATCCGCTGGACGGCACCAAGGAATTTATAAAGAAAAACGGGGAGTTCACCGTAAATATCGCTTTGATAGAAAATGGCAAACCTGTATTTGGAGTAGTGTATGTTCCGGTACAGGAAAAATTCTACTACAATTTTGATGGCAAAGCCTGGATGCGTGAAAATGGAAAAGACAAAGCGTTAAAAGCCGGGAAACACTATACCCAACTGGATGAAATCAAAGTAATCGCCAGCCGCTCGCACCTCTCAGATGCAGTAAAAGACTTTGTAGTCAATTTGGAAAAACAGG
Protein-coding regions in this window:
- a CDS encoding acyltransferase is translated as MDYYKHESAIIDQGAEIAKGCKIWHFCHIMPGAKLGENCNLGQNVFVASNVILGTNVKVQNNVSIYEGVVCEDDVFLGPSMVFTNISNPRSAIIRKGVYEKTLVKKGASIGANSTIVCGNEIGKYALIGAGAVVTKDVPDYALILGAPGRVAGWVSEYGHRLHFDENNKAICPESKAKYKIENNKVTKIKA
- a CDS encoding nucleotide sugar dehydrogenase, which encodes MYEKLINKETKLAVIGLGYVGLPIALEFAKKISVIGFDINAKRVEMMKKNIDPSCELESEAFENTDIEFTADPADLKEATFFIVAVPTPVDEHKVPDLTPVLSASKGIGKVLKKGDYVVYESTVYPGCTEEDCLPILEEESGLKLNKDFKLGYSPERINPGDKEHTLPNIIKVVSGSDAESLDVIAKVYEIVVKAGVHRAPEIKVAEAAKIIENTQRDLNIALMNELSKIFDKVGINTYDVLEAAGTKWNFLRFFPGLVGGHCIGVDPYYLTYKANELGYKSEVILSGRRINDSMGEYVAKNVVQKIIKAGKPVAKSKVLVMGATFKENVTDIRNSKVVDVINELKSYSVNVEVTDAYANSEEVETEYGYKLISKIGKGYDAVVVAVNHDKYLDLDEAYFKSIMTPKGILVDIKGIYRGKIKDLTYWGL
- a CDS encoding DUF2281 domain-containing protein; translation: MTKEALLNNISNTIAKLPDDRIREVNDFADFLLKKYEEEMLQKGITDLISKSKTYDFLKEEEDLYTLNDLKERYK
- a CDS encoding type II toxin-antitoxin system PemK/MazF family toxin, whose product is MNKGDLVLIPFPFTDLSGSKIRPALVLANGKLDITVTFISTQLKWKEETDVLLKPSKKNGLKKDSLIRLSKIATIDK
- the rfbB gene encoding dTDP-glucose 4,6-dehydratase, whose product is MPNKKILITGGAGFIGSHVVRLFVNKYPDYEIYNLDILSYAGNLENLKDMEGKSNYHFVKGDITDAPFIIALFEKHQFDGVIHLAAESHVDRSILNPMEFINTNIVGTVVLMNAAKAQWEKSGFENKLFYHISTDEVYGALGETGLFTEETPYDPHSPYSASKASSDHLVRAYHDTYGLPIVISNCSNNYGPNQFPEKLIPLFIHNIKEEKALPVYGDGKYTRDWLWVKDHADAIDLIYHKGKTGETYNIGGFNEWKNIDLIKLLCKIMDEKLGRPAGSSEKLITYVKDRSGHDRRYAIDASKLNKELSFKPSIQFEEGLEKTVDWYLENKEWLKHITSGAYQDYYDEQYKNR
- a CDS encoding SDR family oxidoreductase, which produces MYQQAYQNEKIEGLHFLVTGGAGFIGSHIAEYLLQHGAKVRVIDNMVSGLQSNIDLFSDNPNYEFIEGDIRDLEFCKKVCRGIDYISHQAALGSVPRSLAEPENTNASNVDGYLNMLIAAKENKVKRIVYASSSSVYGDSQGLPKVENEIGNQLSPYAVSKYTNELYAHVFRLNFDMKIIGLRYFNVFGPRQNPDGPYAAVIPLFVDGLLNEKPVYIDGDGEQTRDFTFVANAVQANIKALFAPWEKVNDYVFNVAVGENFSVNTMFDAIKKELDSVTNATYREPRKGDVRNSLADISRVKNQLGYNPEFDFHEGLKQTVNYFKTVYSN
- the rfbC gene encoding dTDP-4-dehydrorhamnose 3,5-epimerase; the encoded protein is MELIKTSIPDLLIIKPKVFEDERGFFFEGYNKKRFESAGLDYNFVQDNYSKSQQGVLRGLHYQLAPYAQAKLVRVLKGSVLDVAVDIRKGSPTFGQWEALELSAENKLNLLIPRGFAHGFVVLSKEAEFFYKCDNYYSKEHEAGIRYDDPELNIDWGSQTKSFILSAKDKILPSFKDAEMNFEY
- the rfbD gene encoding dTDP-4-dehydrorhamnose reductase, giving the protein MAEIVLVTGANGQLGREFQVLSAQFPHFEFHFFDHSILDISDKEALENAFVSIKPDYVLNCAAYTAVDKAESEQELAFKINSDAVELLAEVTQNFDSKLIHFSTDYVFDGNKNIPYSETDPTNPINVYGRCKLAGEKKLSEHPNALIIRTSWLYSSFGSNFVKTMLRLAENRSELRVVCDQLGTPTYAHDLAKMVLNNLTKLGELGNNIYHYSNEGVCSWYDFAHAIFDISGKDMKLYPVRTEDYPTAAARPIYTVLDKRKIKSLVENKIPYWRNSLKECIDLIKENNE
- the cysQ gene encoding 3'(2'),5'-bisphosphate nucleotidase CysQ; this translates as MNRADTDRLLNIAKAAGDAILEIYAQDFEIFEKADQSPLTEADKKANEIIMEELEKYFPEIPVISEENKAIDYNKRKNWTKCWMVDPLDGTKEFIKKNGEFTVNIALIENGKPVFGVVYVPVQEKFYYNFDGKAWMRENGKDKALKAGKHYTQLDEIKVIASRSHLSDAVKDFVVNLEKQGKKVEFIAAGSSLKLCLVAEGKADVYPRLGPTMEWDTAAADAVARAAGRQVLHHQTKEALQYNKEDLLNPWFFVE